A genomic segment from Alkalilimnicola ehrlichii MLHE-1 encodes:
- a CDS encoding cytochrome c biogenesis protein ResB — MSSNNAAAPRRAHRKGRSVSATLLDFLGSMNLAITLLVALGIGSIIGTVLVQERTWSEHMIDFGPFWFEVFRRLGLYDVYSASWYLAILVFLVITTSVCLYRHTPSVVKEMTRFRDHHQEASLRALSNRREWTLALAPEGAREAAARTLKNKGFRFRDKSGGGGQMLLAGMKGRSNRLGYIFTHLAIVVICVGGLIDGDLLLKWNEWRGNLQIETRDDIPVSQIDDSKKLPVRPGSFRGTTSIPEGRAANVTFLPLRDGYVVQELPFTIVVEDFRIQHYPSGQPRSYESDLKIIDPERDKTFHETIRVNEPLEYRGYSIYQASFGDGGSRLDLRIWPLAGDSEAPEELEARVFSEARVGVAGQEYTLQFRDFELTNVRPDELQESGRRQRNVGPSFSYALRTRDGRTLEFENYMLPITIDGRHYYLSGMRPSANQPFRYLHIPAGPDGGLDRFMTFLGNLRQSEPRREAATAAARYVLLELGMVDEREQARQLAGQMAMSAEQMIRQLLQEGFEAVSEGIEARVMAGSNDPEQQALLRDFSHMLLERTLTNAYHDAVAREQGVQSVSDLGGLSEDDRLFYEEALAALSALPAYGTPIFLELTGFEQIQSTGLMIGRAPGAGIVYFGSAMLVLGLFLMFYIPHRRVWALVTRDGREGQTRILLAGVGQRDPKAFGREFDKLAHELDLRLRLAASEGSEEGKT; from the coding sequence ATGTCCAGTAATAACGCCGCCGCTCCGCGTCGCGCCCACCGCAAGGGGCGCTCTGTCTCCGCGACCCTGCTCGATTTCCTGGGGTCTATGAACCTGGCGATCACCCTGTTGGTGGCGCTGGGTATCGGCTCGATCATTGGCACGGTACTGGTCCAGGAGCGCACCTGGTCCGAGCACATGATCGACTTCGGGCCGTTCTGGTTCGAGGTCTTCCGCCGGCTGGGGCTTTACGACGTCTACTCGGCCAGTTGGTACCTGGCCATCCTGGTCTTCCTGGTCATCACCACCAGCGTCTGTCTCTACCGCCACACCCCGAGTGTGGTGAAGGAGATGACCCGCTTCCGGGACCATCACCAGGAGGCCTCCCTGCGAGCGCTCAGCAACCGCCGGGAGTGGACCCTGGCGCTGGCGCCTGAGGGGGCTCGCGAGGCGGCTGCCCGCACCCTGAAGAACAAGGGATTCCGCTTCCGCGACAAGTCGGGCGGCGGGGGGCAGATGCTGCTGGCCGGCATGAAGGGGCGCAGCAATCGGCTGGGCTATATCTTCACCCACTTGGCTATCGTGGTCATTTGCGTGGGCGGGCTGATCGACGGTGATCTGCTCCTCAAGTGGAACGAGTGGCGCGGCAACCTGCAGATCGAGACCCGGGACGATATTCCCGTCTCCCAGATCGACGACAGCAAGAAACTGCCGGTGCGGCCGGGCTCCTTCCGTGGCACCACCAGCATTCCCGAGGGCCGCGCCGCCAATGTCACCTTCCTGCCCCTGCGCGACGGCTACGTGGTGCAGGAGCTGCCCTTCACCATCGTGGTGGAGGACTTCCGAATCCAGCATTATCCGAGCGGGCAGCCGCGCTCCTATGAGAGCGACCTGAAGATCATCGACCCGGAGCGGGATAAGACCTTCCATGAGACCATCCGGGTCAATGAGCCGCTGGAGTACCGCGGTTACTCCATCTACCAAGCCAGTTTCGGCGATGGCGGCTCCAGGCTGGATCTGCGGATCTGGCCCCTTGCGGGCGATTCCGAGGCCCCGGAGGAGCTCGAGGCGAGGGTCTTCTCCGAGGCGCGGGTCGGGGTCGCGGGGCAGGAGTACACCCTGCAGTTCCGCGACTTTGAACTGACCAATGTCCGGCCGGACGAGCTGCAGGAGTCAGGCCGGCGCCAGCGGAACGTGGGGCCGAGTTTCTCTTACGCCTTACGCACCCGCGACGGCCGGACGCTGGAGTTCGAGAACTACATGCTCCCCATCACCATTGATGGGCGCCATTACTATCTCAGCGGCATGCGGCCCTCCGCCAATCAGCCGTTCCGCTACCTGCATATCCCGGCAGGGCCGGACGGCGGCCTGGACCGCTTCATGACCTTCCTGGGCAATTTGCGCCAGTCCGAGCCGCGTCGGGAGGCCGCTACCGCGGCCGCCCGCTATGTGCTGCTGGAGCTGGGCATGGTGGATGAGCGCGAGCAGGCGCGGCAGCTTGCCGGGCAGATGGCCATGTCGGCTGAGCAGATGATTCGCCAGCTCCTGCAGGAGGGGTTCGAGGCGGTCAGCGAGGGGATAGAGGCCCGGGTGATGGCCGGCTCCAACGACCCGGAACAGCAGGCGCTGCTCCGGGACTTTTCCCACATGCTGTTGGAGCGGACCCTGACCAATGCCTATCATGACGCCGTGGCCCGAGAGCAGGGGGTGCAATCGGTCAGCGATCTGGGCGGATTGAGCGAGGACGATCGGCTCTTCTACGAGGAGGCCCTCGCGGCGCTGTCGGCCCTCCCAGCCTACGGCACACCGATCTTCCTGGAACTTACCGGGTTTGAGCAGATCCAATCGACAGGGCTGATGATCGGACGGGCACCCGGTGCCGGGATCGTCTATTTTGGGAGTGCCATGTTGGTGCTGGGGCTGTTCCTGATGTTCTATATCCCCCACCGGCGGGTCTGGGCGCTGGTGACGCGGGACGGGCGTGAGGGTCAGACGCGCATCCTGCTGGCCGGGGTGGGGCAGCGCGACCCCAAGGCCTTTGGCCGGGAATTCGATAAGCTGGCGCACGAACTGGACCTGCGCTTGAGACTGGCGGCGTCCGAGGGCAGCGAGGAGGGTAAGACCTGA
- a CDS encoding cytochrome-c peroxidase yields the protein MGCILAFAASTASAEDGFYSQYADRFEPLPALPPIPADNSLTKEKIELGKMLFFEPRISSSGVISCATCHNPALGWADRIPRAVGHEGQVGERNTPTVLNSGFFEAQFWDGREPDLEGQALGPIEADIEMAMDLDAALERLKEFDEYQAKFAAAYPGDDQPIKADNVAKALASFQRTLNTPNSPFDRYLRGDLDALTDQQKRGMAAFVDNGCIACHRGPALTDSNFHRIQVPGSTDEGRYLVTGEEADRFAFKTPTLRNVAVTYPYFNNGGVETLEEATQVMGREMLNREFDDETVAELVAFMESLTGEMPDFQVPALP from the coding sequence ATGGGCTGCATTCTGGCCTTTGCCGCCAGCACCGCCAGTGCGGAAGACGGTTTCTACAGCCAGTATGCCGACCGGTTCGAGCCACTGCCCGCGCTGCCGCCGATTCCGGCGGATAACTCCCTGACCAAGGAGAAGATCGAACTGGGCAAGATGCTCTTCTTCGAGCCGCGCATCTCGTCCAGCGGTGTTATCAGTTGTGCCACCTGTCACAACCCGGCGCTCGGCTGGGCCGACCGCATTCCGCGGGCGGTGGGTCACGAGGGCCAGGTAGGCGAGCGTAACACCCCCACGGTGCTCAACTCCGGCTTCTTCGAGGCCCAGTTCTGGGACGGCCGCGAGCCGGACCTGGAGGGTCAGGCCCTGGGGCCGATCGAGGCAGACATCGAGATGGCCATGGACCTGGACGCAGCCCTGGAGCGGCTCAAGGAGTTCGATGAGTACCAGGCGAAGTTCGCGGCGGCCTACCCGGGCGATGACCAGCCGATCAAAGCGGATAACGTCGCCAAGGCCCTGGCCAGCTTCCAGCGCACCCTGAATACCCCGAACTCGCCGTTCGATCGCTACCTGCGGGGTGACCTGGATGCGCTGACCGACCAGCAGAAGCGCGGTATGGCCGCCTTTGTGGACAACGGCTGTATCGCCTGCCACCGCGGGCCCGCGCTGACCGACAGCAACTTCCACCGCATTCAGGTGCCGGGCTCCACCGATGAGGGTCGTTACCTGGTCACCGGCGAGGAGGCCGACCGGTTTGCCTTCAAGACCCCAACCCTGCGCAATGTGGCGGTGACCTACCCCTACTTCAACAACGGTGGGGTGGAGACCTTGGAGGAGGCCACTCAGGTGATGGGCCGTGAGATGCTGAACCGCGAGTTCGACGACGAGACCGTCGCCGAGCTGGTGGCCTTCATGGAGTCCCTGACCGGTGAGATGCCGGACTTCCAGGTGCCGGCCCTGCCGTAA
- the polA gene encoding DNA polymerase I, which produces MSDARKPLILVDGSSYLYRAFHAMPPLTNKDGEPTGAMYGVLNMVRKLLDDYRPERIAVVFDAPGRTFRDELFDQYKAHRPPMPDELRAQIQPLKDIIRAMGLPLLEVPGVEADDVIGTLARQAAEAGQPVVISTGDKDMAQLVDEQVTLLNTMNDTRLDEAGVKEKFGVPPERIIDYLALVGDSSDNIPGVPRVGPKTAAKWLNQFGSLDALKARADEVKGKVGESLRAHLDELALSEDLATIRCDLDLDQRPEDLKPGESDVERLREYYQRYEFRRLLRELLNGDGDSGGEVAPAGPGAAGGAGEGDDARYHTVDDADAFDDWLRRLESAELFAFDLETSSLNYMDAEIVGVALAVGAGEAAYVPLAHEGPDTPTQLDRDRVLAALKPLLEDPDRAKVGQNLKYDMSVLARYDIHLEGVAYDTMLESYVLDSTASRHDMDSLALKYLGRATVKYEDVCGKGAKQIPFAQVAVETATRYAGEDADITLRLHQTLYPRLEAEGRLVQVFHAIEMPLLPVLSRMERHGVKVDRALLEQQSTELAEGMAALEQRAHEEAEGPFNLSSPKQIQEILFERMGLPVLQKTPKGAPSTAESVLEELAARGYELPRLILAYRSLAKLKTTYTDKLPRLIHPKTGRVHTSYHQAVAATGRLSSSDPNLQNIPVRTAEGRRIRKAFVAEPGCKLLAADYSQVELRIMAHLSGDEGLRQAFAEGADIHSATAAEVFGLAPERVGGEQRRAAKAINFGLIYGMSAYGLARQLGIERGEAQAYVDRYFERYPGVKEYMDRTRAEARERGYVETLFGRRLYLPEINARNRQRREYAERTAINAPMQGTAADLIKRAMVAVDAWLTEAHSKARMVMQVHDELVLEVPAADVPAVAEGLRERMQAAGELAVPLEVDVGVADDWEGAH; this is translated from the coding sequence ATGTCTGACGCCCGCAAGCCCCTGATTCTGGTGGACGGCTCCAGCTACCTCTATCGGGCCTTCCACGCCATGCCGCCGCTCACCAACAAAGACGGTGAACCCACCGGCGCCATGTACGGCGTGCTCAACATGGTCCGCAAGCTGCTCGACGACTACCGGCCGGAGCGGATCGCGGTGGTCTTCGACGCCCCCGGGCGCACCTTCCGTGACGAGCTGTTCGATCAGTACAAGGCCCACCGCCCGCCAATGCCGGACGAGTTGCGCGCCCAGATCCAGCCGCTGAAGGACATTATCCGCGCCATGGGCCTGCCGCTGCTGGAGGTGCCCGGCGTGGAGGCCGACGACGTCATCGGCACCCTCGCCCGGCAGGCCGCTGAGGCCGGTCAGCCGGTGGTCATCTCCACCGGCGATAAGGACATGGCCCAGCTGGTGGACGAGCAGGTCACCCTGCTCAATACCATGAACGACACCCGCCTGGACGAGGCCGGGGTGAAGGAGAAGTTCGGCGTGCCGCCGGAGCGGATCATCGACTACCTGGCCCTGGTCGGGGACAGCTCCGACAACATCCCCGGTGTCCCCCGCGTCGGCCCCAAGACCGCTGCCAAGTGGCTCAATCAGTTCGGCTCGCTGGACGCCCTCAAGGCCCGCGCCGATGAGGTCAAGGGCAAGGTGGGGGAGAGCCTGCGCGCGCACCTGGACGAGCTGGCGTTGAGCGAGGACCTGGCCACCATCCGCTGCGACCTGGACCTGGACCAGCGCCCGGAGGACCTGAAACCCGGCGAATCGGACGTGGAGCGACTGCGCGAGTACTACCAGCGGTATGAGTTCCGCCGGCTGCTCCGCGAGCTGCTGAATGGTGACGGCGACAGCGGCGGCGAGGTGGCCCCGGCCGGGCCGGGCGCGGCCGGTGGCGCCGGCGAGGGTGACGACGCCCGCTACCACACCGTGGACGACGCGGATGCCTTCGACGACTGGTTGCGCCGGCTGGAGTCAGCCGAGCTGTTCGCCTTCGACCTGGAGACCAGCAGCCTCAACTACATGGATGCCGAGATCGTCGGGGTGGCGCTGGCGGTGGGGGCGGGTGAGGCCGCCTACGTCCCGCTGGCCCATGAAGGCCCCGATACCCCGACGCAACTCGACCGCGACCGGGTGCTGGCCGCGCTCAAGCCGCTGCTCGAGGACCCGGACCGCGCCAAGGTCGGGCAGAACCTCAAGTACGACATGAGCGTGCTGGCCCGCTACGACATCCACCTGGAGGGTGTGGCCTACGACACCATGCTCGAGTCCTACGTGCTGGACTCCACCGCCAGCCGTCACGATATGGACTCCCTGGCCCTCAAGTACCTGGGCCGTGCCACCGTGAAATACGAGGATGTCTGCGGTAAGGGCGCCAAGCAGATCCCCTTCGCCCAGGTGGCGGTGGAGACCGCCACACGCTATGCCGGGGAGGATGCCGATATCACCCTGCGTCTGCACCAGACGCTCTATCCGAGGCTCGAGGCCGAGGGACGGCTGGTGCAGGTGTTCCACGCTATCGAAATGCCGTTGCTGCCGGTGCTCTCGCGCATGGAGCGTCACGGGGTGAAGGTGGACCGAGCACTGCTGGAGCAGCAGAGTACGGAACTGGCCGAGGGCATGGCCGCGTTGGAACAACGCGCCCACGAGGAGGCGGAAGGACCCTTCAACCTCTCCAGCCCCAAGCAGATTCAGGAGATCCTGTTCGAACGCATGGGCCTGCCGGTGCTGCAGAAGACCCCCAAGGGGGCGCCCTCCACCGCCGAGTCGGTGCTCGAGGAGCTGGCGGCACGCGGTTACGAGCTGCCGCGGTTGATCCTGGCTTACCGCAGTCTGGCCAAGCTGAAGACCACCTACACCGACAAGCTGCCGCGGCTGATCCACCCGAAGACCGGCCGGGTGCACACCAGCTATCATCAGGCGGTGGCCGCCACCGGGCGGCTGTCCAGCTCCGATCCCAACCTGCAGAACATCCCGGTGCGTACCGCCGAGGGCCGGCGCATCCGCAAGGCCTTCGTCGCCGAGCCCGGCTGCAAGCTGCTGGCGGCGGACTACTCCCAGGTGGAGCTGCGGATCATGGCCCACCTGTCGGGGGATGAGGGGCTGCGCCAAGCGTTCGCCGAGGGTGCGGACATCCACAGCGCCACCGCCGCCGAGGTCTTCGGTCTCGCACCCGAACGGGTGGGCGGCGAGCAGCGGCGGGCGGCCAAGGCCATCAACTTTGGTCTGATCTACGGCATGTCCGCCTACGGCCTGGCCCGGCAGCTGGGCATCGAGCGCGGCGAGGCCCAGGCCTACGTGGACCGCTATTTTGAGCGCTACCCCGGGGTCAAAGAGTACATGGACCGCACCCGTGCCGAGGCCCGTGAACGCGGTTACGTGGAGACGCTGTTCGGTCGCCGGCTCTACCTGCCCGAGATCAATGCCCGCAACCGCCAGCGCCGGGAGTATGCCGAGCGCACCGCCATCAATGCGCCGATGCAGGGCACCGCGGCCGATCTCATCAAGCGCGCCATGGTGGCGGTGGACGCCTGGCTGACGGAGGCGCATTCCAAGGCGCGTATGGTCATGCAGGTCCACGACGAACTGGTGCTGGAGGTGCCGGCAGCGGACGTGCCGGCGGTGGCGGAGGGGCTGCGCGAGCGCATGCAGGCGGCCGGGGAACTGGCCGTGCCGCTGGAGGTCGATGTGGGCGTGGCCGACGACTGGGAGGGGGCCCATTGA
- the msrP gene encoding protein-methionine-sulfoxide reductase catalytic subunit MsrP — MARYRYPKIPESEITPEPLYRARRRFFRQGVGLAVAAAAPGLLLRPAAAWQGALDEAPGSGLSTDEPLTSLDDITSYNNFYELGTRKRDPSDWAHQLQTDPWTLSIEGEVNKPGEFDLSDVIRPDELEQRIYRLRCVEAWSMVIPWVGFELRKLLERHEPTDRAKYVVFESIHDPDNLRGQRRGIIDWPYREGLRMDEAMHPLTLLAVGLYGKPMPNQNGAPIRLVVPWKYGFKSIKSIVRIRLQEERPVSAWEAMSPEEYGFYANVNPHVDHPRWSQARERRIGEPGRRETLMFNGYEEEVAHLYEGMDLEKHF; from the coding sequence ATGGCCCGCTATCGCTATCCGAAGATCCCGGAATCAGAGATCACCCCGGAACCGCTCTACCGGGCCCGGCGCCGGTTTTTCCGCCAGGGCGTCGGCTTGGCCGTCGCGGCCGCGGCACCGGGGCTGCTGCTGCGCCCGGCCGCCGCCTGGCAGGGGGCTCTGGACGAGGCCCCCGGCAGCGGGCTGTCCACCGACGAACCGCTGACGAGCCTGGATGACATCACCTCCTACAACAACTTCTACGAGCTGGGCACGCGCAAGCGCGACCCCTCGGACTGGGCCCATCAGCTCCAGACCGACCCCTGGACCCTGAGTATAGAAGGCGAGGTGAATAAGCCAGGGGAATTCGACCTGAGCGATGTCATCCGGCCGGATGAACTGGAGCAGCGCATCTACCGCCTGCGCTGCGTGGAGGCCTGGTCCATGGTGATCCCCTGGGTCGGCTTCGAGCTGCGTAAGCTGCTGGAGCGCCACGAGCCCACCGACCGCGCCAAGTACGTGGTCTTCGAGTCCATCCACGACCCGGACAACCTGCGCGGCCAACGTCGCGGCATCATCGACTGGCCCTACCGTGAGGGGCTGCGCATGGATGAGGCGATGCACCCGCTCACCCTGCTGGCGGTGGGGCTGTACGGCAAGCCCATGCCCAACCAGAACGGCGCGCCCATCCGTCTGGTGGTGCCCTGGAAGTATGGCTTCAAGAGCATCAAGTCCATCGTGCGCATCCGCCTGCAGGAGGAACGTCCGGTCAGCGCCTGGGAGGCGATGTCACCGGAGGAGTACGGCTTCTACGCCAACGTCAACCCCCACGTCGACCACCCCCGCTGGTCGCAGGCTCGGGAGCGCCGGATCGGGGAACCGGGGCGGCGGGAGACCCTGATGTTCAACGGCTACGAGGAGGAGGTCGCCCACCTTTACGAGGGCATGGACCTGGAAAAACACTTCTGA
- the yihA gene encoding ribosome biogenesis GTP-binding protein YihA/YsxC produces the protein MNPIYFQARFLTSAPDLRRMPPDQGREVAFAGRSNVGKSSAINTLTNQKSLARTSKTPGRTQLINVFPITDEAALVDLPGYGYAKVPAAVRRRWDQVLPEYLAGRRALRGVVLVMDLRHPLTDFDRQMLDWCGHIGVPLHVLLTKADKFKAGAARNRGQNVGRQLRAEWPGVTWQIFSASKRMGVDEAHARLDEWLGLGPAAGEGR, from the coding sequence ATGAATCCGATCTATTTCCAGGCCCGCTTTCTCACCAGTGCGCCGGACCTGCGCCGCATGCCGCCCGACCAGGGCCGGGAGGTAGCCTTCGCCGGCCGCTCCAACGTGGGCAAGTCGAGCGCCATCAACACCCTGACCAATCAGAAGTCGCTTGCCCGTACCAGCAAGACCCCGGGCCGCACCCAGTTGATCAACGTCTTCCCGATCACCGACGAGGCGGCGTTGGTGGACCTGCCCGGCTACGGCTACGCCAAGGTGCCCGCCGCCGTGCGCCGGCGTTGGGATCAGGTGCTGCCGGAGTATCTGGCCGGCCGCCGCGCCCTGCGCGGCGTGGTGCTGGTAATGGATCTGCGCCACCCGCTCACCGACTTCGACCGCCAGATGTTGGACTGGTGCGGCCATATCGGGGTGCCGCTGCACGTCCTGCTCACCAAGGCGGACAAATTCAAGGCCGGGGCGGCGCGCAACCGGGGGCAGAATGTGGGCCGGCAGCTACGCGCCGAGTGGCCCGGGGTGACCTGGCAGATCTTCTCGGCCAGCAAACGGATGGGCGTGGACGAGGCCCACGCGCGGCTGGATGAATGGCTGGGCCTGGGCCCCGCCGCGGGGGAGGGCCGCTGA
- a CDS encoding LOG family protein, with protein sequence MDQHELFGNGSLNPLNDSLMSRESWKIFQIMAEFVEGFERLSQIKPSVSVFGSARTAPDHPYYKLAEDLSRALSDAGFSVVSGGGPGIMEAANKGAHGGKSPSIGLNIQLPHEQSGNPYQDISLNFRHFFSRKVMFVKYASAYVVLPGGFGTLDELAEILTLVQTGKTRRIPIILVYKPYWQGLVDWFRDTLVAEGAINAEDMDLFQVLDEPTEVVDAIFAHYEDRGFEPSRREREMLLDL encoded by the coding sequence ATGGACCAACACGAGCTCTTCGGTAACGGCAGCCTCAACCCGCTCAACGACTCCCTCATGAGCCGCGAGTCCTGGAAGATCTTCCAGATCATGGCGGAATTCGTCGAGGGCTTTGAGCGGCTGTCCCAGATCAAACCCTCGGTGAGCGTCTTCGGCTCCGCCCGTACGGCGCCGGATCACCCCTATTACAAGCTGGCCGAGGACCTCTCCCGGGCACTCTCCGACGCCGGCTTCTCGGTGGTCAGCGGTGGCGGGCCGGGCATCATGGAGGCCGCCAACAAGGGCGCCCATGGGGGCAAGTCGCCCAGCATCGGGCTGAACATCCAGCTCCCCCACGAGCAGTCGGGCAACCCCTACCAGGACATCAGCCTCAACTTCCGGCACTTCTTCAGCCGCAAGGTGATGTTCGTCAAGTACGCCTCCGCCTACGTGGTCCTGCCCGGCGGATTCGGCACCCTGGACGAACTGGCCGAGATCCTCACCCTGGTGCAGACGGGGAAGACACGCCGCATCCCTATCATTCTGGTGTACAAACCCTACTGGCAGGGCCTGGTGGACTGGTTCCGCGACACCCTGGTGGCCGAGGGCGCCATCAACGCCGAGGACATGGACCTCTTCCAGGTGCTCGACGAGCCCACTGAGGTGGTGGACGCCATCTTCGCCCACTATGAGGACCGCGGTTTCGAACCCTCCCGCCGGGAGCGCGAGATGCTGCTGGACCTCTGA
- a CDS encoding disulfide bond formation protein B, with product MGDWLLRRRGLALLLVLTLLLNLGALGLEYLADMPPCPLCWVQRGVFGLMSLVALVGLVYFPRGWGRWPLAGALGLSALTGVIIALRHLYIQANPDAVSCGMSPEVLAQFLPWWEVLLEILSGTTDCTQVDAVLGVPLPGWTLVGYLALGALGLYAVLARRA from the coding sequence ATGGGTGACTGGCTGCTCCGGCGCCGGGGGCTTGCTTTGCTCCTGGTGCTCACACTGCTGCTGAACCTGGGGGCGCTGGGGCTGGAATACCTGGCGGACATGCCCCCCTGTCCGCTCTGCTGGGTGCAGCGGGGGGTCTTCGGTCTGATGTCGCTGGTGGCGCTAGTGGGCCTGGTGTACTTCCCCCGGGGCTGGGGCCGCTGGCCGCTGGCCGGCGCCCTGGGCCTGAGTGCCCTGACCGGCGTGATCATCGCCCTGCGCCATCTCTACATTCAGGCCAACCCCGATGCCGTCAGCTGTGGTATGTCGCCCGAGGTGCTGGCCCAGTTTCTGCCTTGGTGGGAGGTGCTGTTGGAGATCCTCTCCGGCACCACCGACTGCACCCAGGTGGACGCGGTGCTGGGTGTGCCCCTGCCCGGCTGGACCCTGGTGGGGTACCTGGCCCTTGGCGCCCTGGGGCTGTATGCCGTGCTCGCCCGGCGGGCATAA
- a CDS encoding protein-methionine-sulfoxide reductase heme-binding subunit MsrQ — protein sequence MDHQKTAIHGFRVLVLVACATPALWLVWAWFNAGLGANPAEAVVHFTGRFGLALLLATIALGPAFRLSGWVGFMVARRQLGLWAFFWLVAHALAWMGLDQYWDWPWIWQDLWGLEYIRYGLAGLVLLVPLALTSFRAAQQALGRSRWQWLHRLVYLSAALGVVHFWILTRADYRDVVIYGAVLAALAAFRLGCAVVDRR from the coding sequence ATGGATCATCAAAAGACCGCCATCCACGGCTTCCGTGTACTGGTCCTGGTGGCGTGCGCCACGCCGGCCCTGTGGCTGGTCTGGGCCTGGTTCAACGCCGGATTGGGGGCGAACCCGGCGGAGGCCGTGGTCCACTTCACCGGCCGCTTCGGGCTGGCGCTGCTGCTGGCCACCATCGCCTTGGGGCCCGCCTTCCGACTCAGCGGCTGGGTGGGGTTCATGGTCGCCCGCCGGCAGTTGGGGCTTTGGGCCTTCTTCTGGCTGGTGGCCCACGCCCTGGCCTGGATGGGGTTGGATCAGTACTGGGACTGGCCCTGGATCTGGCAGGACCTGTGGGGGCTGGAGTACATCCGCTACGGACTGGCGGGCCTGGTACTGCTCGTGCCCCTGGCCCTGACCTCCTTCCGGGCCGCCCAGCAGGCCCTAGGCAGGAGCCGCTGGCAGTGGTTGCACCGGCTGGTCTACCTGTCCGCGGCGCTGGGGGTGGTGCACTTCTGGATTCTCACCCGGGCCGATTACCGGGATGTGGTGATCTACGGGGCCGTGCTGGCCGCCCTCGCCGCCTTCCGCCTCGGCTGTGCGGTCGTGGACCGGCGCTGA
- a CDS encoding DUF2782 domain-containing protein, with protein sequence MNAAAIRPRQRPPTHLLLALGLGTALALAGPVSGEEEGPIVTPPPAPEELTEGEPIEPTVRIIRREWATIEEFSIQGQIYAVRITPVVGPPYYLIDTDGDGVLNHRAEYDPLREPKIHRWELLRW encoded by the coding sequence ATGAACGCAGCCGCTATCCGCCCACGTCAGCGCCCGCCCACCCACCTCTTGCTTGCGCTGGGCCTGGGCACCGCCCTCGCCCTGGCAGGCCCCGTCAGTGGGGAGGAGGAGGGCCCGATTGTCACACCGCCGCCGGCGCCGGAGGAGCTCACCGAGGGCGAGCCGATCGAGCCCACGGTCCGCATCATCCGCCGGGAGTGGGCCACCATTGAGGAGTTCTCGATCCAGGGTCAGATCTACGCCGTGCGGATCACGCCGGTGGTGGGCCCCCCCTACTACCTGATCGACACCGACGGCGACGGGGTGCTCAACCACCGGGCGGAGTACGACCCGCTGCGCGAGCCCAAGATCCACCGCTGGGAACTGCTGCGCTGGTAG
- a CDS encoding c-type cytochrome, translating into MNNRFIAAAAGLILAGVSLPALAVDGDIEAGERKAATCVACHGAQGNSNNPAWPSLAGQPADYIVYQLQLFRDGDRQDPLMTPQAAGLSDEDIRDLAVYYEAQEAVFHEADEELVERGREIYRAGIPGQGVAACMACHGPAGEGVKGAQYPRVAGQHAQYMRKALREYRDEERDSDPNRMMRDIASRMSDEDIEAVTEYMTGLHR; encoded by the coding sequence ATGAATAACCGGTTTATTGCGGCCGCTGCCGGCCTCATCCTGGCTGGCGTCAGCCTGCCTGCCCTTGCCGTTGATGGTGATATCGAGGCGGGCGAACGCAAGGCGGCGACCTGTGTCGCCTGTCATGGCGCCCAAGGCAATAGCAACAACCCCGCTTGGCCGTCGCTCGCCGGGCAGCCTGCCGACTATATCGTCTACCAGCTGCAGCTGTTCCGTGACGGTGATCGTCAGGATCCGCTGATGACCCCCCAGGCCGCGGGCCTCTCCGACGAGGACATCCGTGATCTGGCGGTCTACTACGAGGCCCAGGAGGCCGTGTTCCACGAGGCAGACGAGGAGCTGGTCGAGCGCGGGCGTGAGATCTACCGCGCCGGCATTCCCGGACAGGGTGTTGCCGCCTGCATGGCCTGCCACGGGCCGGCGGGTGAGGGCGTAAAGGGTGCCCAGTACCCCCGGGTTGCCGGGCAGCACGCCCAGTATATGCGCAAGGCCCTGCGGGAGTACCGCGATGAGGAGCGTGACTCCGATCCCAACCGCATGATGCGGGACATCGCCTCGCGCATGAGCGATGAGGACATCGAAGCTGTCACCGAATACATGACCGGGCTGCACCGCTGA